The Methanobacterium formicicum genome segment TCTCAGTGGAAGCCATGAATGCCTTCAAGATCCAGGCTGGCGAAGTTGTTTACCCGGTTAAAAAATCCATGCTCTCCGGAAACATCTTTTCCATGTTAAAAGAAGCCACAGCTGCTTCACACCAAACCCGACAATTAGGACCCTTCATCACCCCGCCCCTAACTGTTTCCAGCCTGAGAGTGGTGGGTTAAGGAATTGTAGAGAAGGGGTGGGTAGAATATCCTGGTGGGCGGATTATGGTAAATCTTGATATTAAGGGGGTTCTTTCAGATTATCTGGCCATAACTTCCAACCATCAACTCTCACGCTGTAAAGTGGCATCCACCCTGAAAGCCCCGGACTTTGATGATGAAAAATCCCAGTGGGATGAGCATCAACGTCTAAGAACCAGATTCTGGAAGTTTTACCGGGATAATTCTAGTTTAAATCCCCAGGATATAGAGGGTGGACCAGTTAAAAAATCTTTTTTTTCTTACCTGGATCTCAAGGTCCAGATTGCCGAAAAAATATACCAGAACTGTATTTTATGTGAAAAAATGTGCCATGTTGACCGGACTCGTGAAACCGGGGAATGTGGAGTGACGCATCCATTGATTGCCTCGGAATTTCTCCATGTTGGTGAAGAACCACCCCTGGTACCCAGCCACACCATCTTTTTCACCGGTTGCAACTTCCAGTGTGTTTACTGCCAGAACTGGGATATAAGTCAACGAACCCGGGGAATCCCCCTGAGTGAAGAGGAACTGGCCGGGGTAATTGAAAAAAGGAGGAGGGAAGGGTCCCGGAATGTGAATTTTGTCGGGGGAGATCCAACCCCTAACCTGCCCTACATCCTGCGTACCATGAGGCGGGTCCGGGAAAACATACCTGTGGTGTGGAACAGTAACATGTACCTTTCCCAGTATGCTATGCATCTTCTGGATGGGTTTGTTGACCTTTATCTGACGGATTTCAAGTATGGAAATGATGCCTGTGCCCAGAGACTCTCGGGCATCCCGAATTATATGGAGACGGTTGGCCGTAATCATAAACTGGCCCAGAAATCAGGAGATATGATAATCAGACATCTAATTCTACCTAACCATGTGGAATGCTGTTCAAAACCACTACTCGACTGGATATCCAGAAATTTAGGTCTGGATGTAGTTTTAAACATTATGGGTCAGTATCATCCAGTTTACCATGCACCCGAATATGGTGAAATCTCCCGAGCATTGATTCGCAGTGAATTGGTGGAAATCATTAACTACGCACAGGATTTGGGGTTTAGGAACGTTATTTAGCTTAGTGAAGGTATTAAATTTCCTAACACAATATGCTAGCCTTATAAAGAACAAGTTCTATAATACAATCCAGATTGATTTAAAGATTGACATCTAATAAAACAGTTTATACATTTAAAAAAAATCACATTCAAATAAAAAATAAATTAATTTAATAAGTTGAATTGGCCATATTTTAGGATATTTTAGGATATTTTAGGATATTTTTGGGTAGTTGAGATGTTTAAGAGGTTTTTTAATGGAAAACATAG includes the following:
- a CDS encoding radical SAM protein, with protein sequence MVNLDIKGVLSDYLAITSNHQLSRCKVASTLKAPDFDDEKSQWDEHQRLRTRFWKFYRDNSSLNPQDIEGGPVKKSFFSYLDLKVQIAEKIYQNCILCEKMCHVDRTRETGECGVTHPLIASEFLHVGEEPPLVPSHTIFFTGCNFQCVYCQNWDISQRTRGIPLSEEELAGVIEKRRREGSRNVNFVGGDPTPNLPYILRTMRRVRENIPVVWNSNMYLSQYAMHLLDGFVDLYLTDFKYGNDACAQRLSGIPNYMETVGRNHKLAQKSGDMIIRHLILPNHVECCSKPLLDWISRNLGLDVVLNIMGQYHPVYHAPEYGEISRALIRSELVEIINYAQDLGFRNVI